A DNA window from uncultured Methanoregula sp. contains the following coding sequences:
- a CDS encoding 50S ribosomal protein L6 produces the protein MSAVRKVKIPEGIKAQLDGMQLRVTGPKGQLSRNMRFPQVIVTCENGEITISTESSRKEITAMVGTLEAHTKNMFRGVSEGFEYRMKVVYSHFPIQLKLQGNRLEIANFLGEKKSRFARIEAGVTAKVANDEVVLTGIDRELVGTSAANIEHATHIRNRDPRVFQDGIYMVQRG, from the coding sequence ATGTCAGCAGTAAGAAAAGTAAAAATTCCCGAGGGCATAAAAGCCCAGCTTGACGGCATGCAGCTTCGCGTAACCGGTCCAAAAGGGCAGCTCTCCCGCAACATGCGGTTCCCCCAGGTTATCGTCACCTGCGAAAACGGTGAGATCACCATCTCAACCGAATCCAGCAGGAAGGAGATCACCGCGATGGTCGGAACTCTTGAAGCGCACACGAAGAACATGTTCCGTGGCGTGAGCGAAGGCTTCGAGTACCGCATGAAAGTGGTCTACAGCCACTTCCCCATCCAGCTCAAACTCCAGGGTAACCGTCTTGAGATCGCCAATTTCCTTGGCGAGAAGAAATCACGGTTTGCACGGATTGAAGCCGGTGTCACTGCAAAAGTGGCAAACGATGAGGTTGTTCTCACAGGTATCGACCGCGAACTTGTCGGTACATCCGCTGCCAATATCGAACATGCGACCCACATCCGCAACCGCGACCCGCGCGTTTTCCAGGATGGAATCTATATGGTCCAGAGGGGCTGA
- a CDS encoding Tfx family DNA-binding protein, giving the protein MKDGLLTERQMEVLRYRKQGLTQQQIADIISTSKANVCTIEKSAMENIRRAKETLEFLYTLDATHLCTVPSGTDLFEVPAIVFSEAEKINIKVKYDTISLINRLRESRPQCCKARCMCEDVIVYITDQGEIYFG; this is encoded by the coding sequence ATGAAGGATGGGTTGCTCACCGAACGCCAGATGGAGGTTCTCAGGTATCGAAAACAGGGCCTCACCCAACAGCAAATCGCAGACATCATCTCCACTTCAAAAGCCAATGTCTGTACCATTGAAAAGAGTGCAATGGAAAACATCCGAAGGGCCAAAGAGACTCTGGAGTTCCTTTACACTCTTGATGCAACCCACCTGTGCACGGTACCCTCAGGTACAGATCTTTTCGAAGTCCCTGCTATCGTATTCAGCGAGGCTGAGAAGATCAACATCAAAGTGAAATATGACACGATCTCACTTATTAATCGGTTGCGGGAGTCCCGCCCTCAGTGCTGCAAGGCCCGGTGCATGTGCGAGGATGTCATTGTATACATTACCGATCAGGGCGAGATCTATTTCGGCTGA
- a CDS encoding ribonuclease P protein subunit, with translation MISSQNVLSHELIGLDILVSGASNQHHRGLSGTIIDETKNLFAIKTCSGVKRIQKMHSTFQVKLPGRELVEIDGSVMVLAPEKRINLHEKKRIT, from the coding sequence ATGATCTCTTCCCAGAATGTCCTCAGCCATGAACTCATAGGTCTGGACATTCTGGTCTCAGGAGCTTCCAACCAGCATCACCGGGGACTATCCGGTACCATCATCGATGAAACGAAAAACCTGTTCGCGATAAAGACCTGCAGTGGTGTAAAGCGCATCCAGAAGATGCACAGCACCTTTCAGGTCAAGCTTCCCGGCAGGGAACTTGTTGAGATAGATGGCTCCGTTATGGTTCTGGCTCCTGAAAAAAGGATCAACCTGCACGAAAAGAAGAGGATAACATAA
- a CDS encoding 50S ribosomal protein L14, with translation MKAKQSKTPRSLATGTRLACADNTGARTVQIISVFGYHGVRRRQPKLGLGDLCTASVQKGTPDMRRKLVRAVVIRAKKEMRRPNGMRVSFDDNAVVVVDEKNEPKGTEIKGPVAREVAERFPKLGSMATIIV, from the coding sequence ATGAAGGCAAAGCAGTCCAAGACGCCGAGGTCACTTGCAACGGGAACAAGGCTTGCATGCGCTGATAATACCGGTGCACGAACCGTGCAGATCATCTCGGTCTTTGGCTACCATGGTGTCAGGCGCCGTCAGCCCAAACTGGGCCTTGGCGATCTCTGTACAGCCAGCGTCCAGAAAGGTACCCCGGATATGCGCCGCAAGCTTGTACGCGCAGTCGTCATCCGCGCAAAGAAGGAGATGCGCAGGCCAAACGGCATGCGGGTATCCTTTGATGACAACGCGGTCGTTGTCGTGGATGAGAAGAACGAGCCCAAGGGAACTGAGATCAAGGGACCGGTTGCCCGTGAAGTTGCAGAGCGTTTCCCCAAGCTCGGCTCGATGGCAACGATCATTGTCTGA
- the rpmC gene encoding 50S ribosomal protein L29: protein MAIFRAKDVQQLSDVELQEQMGKLRMELVQHYGKVSAGGATENPGHIGELRRTIARMMTEQNRRRTA from the coding sequence ATGGCAATATTTAGGGCCAAAGACGTCCAGCAGCTCTCCGATGTGGAACTGCAGGAACAGATGGGAAAACTCCGGATGGAACTTGTCCAGCACTACGGTAAAGTGAGTGCTGGCGGGGCCACCGAGAATCCCGGCCACATTGGCGAACTCCGGCGAACCATTGCCCGCATGATGACCGAGCAGAACCGCAGGAGAACTGCATGA
- a CDS encoding 50S ribosomal protein L5, with amino-acid sequence MRDIYIDKVVVHMGVGEAGDKLVKAENIMKTITKQTPIRSIAKKTQPAFSVRKGMPIGCKVTLRGKPARDFIATALTIVQKTVFESQFDKSGNFAFGIEEHTDFPGMSYDPQIGIYGMDVNVVLERKGIRITRRKMEQKKLPLKQRVNKTDAIAFLKEKYQVEVR; translated from the coding sequence ATGCGTGATATCTACATCGATAAGGTTGTCGTCCACATGGGAGTCGGCGAGGCCGGCGACAAGCTCGTGAAAGCCGAGAACATCATGAAGACGATCACCAAACAGACGCCGATCCGGAGCATTGCCAAGAAGACGCAGCCCGCGTTTTCCGTAAGGAAAGGCATGCCCATCGGCTGCAAGGTCACACTCCGTGGCAAACCCGCCCGCGATTTCATTGCAACCGCTCTTACGATCGTCCAGAAAACGGTCTTTGAGAGCCAGTTCGACAAGAGCGGAAACTTTGCGTTTGGTATCGAAGAACACACGGACTTCCCCGGAATGTCCTACGACCCGCAGATCGGTATCTATGGTATGGATGTCAACGTCGTCCTCGAGCGCAAAGGTATCCGGATCACCCGCAGGAAGATGGAGCAGAAGAAACTCCCCTTAAAACAGCGCGTGAACAAGACGGATGCAATTGCATTTCTCAAGGAGAAGTACCAGGTCGAGGTGCGCTAA
- a CDS encoding 50S ribosomal protein L3, whose translation MPKINRPRRGSLAFSPRKRAKSPIPKYQSWPLYEGAPILQGFAGYKVGMTHVIMVDDHKNSPTEGKEIMVPVTVIEVPSMKVAAIRAYSKDTYGKHALTEVWADQLDTILGRRITMPKDYDGEAARKKLSDAVAAGIVAELHAVTYTQPAALSGVPKKVPDLMEIKVGGADVKKQLEFALGLLGKEVTLNNVVQTGAYADITAITTGKGTQGAVKRWGIALRKRKHSVGGKERHIGTLGPWNPHHIRWQVPQIGQLGFQQRTEFNKRILKFSENASEVTPAGGFINYGILKNPYVLVKGSIPGPVKRLIRIRPAIRQGEHVVRMPTIQFVSVQSKQG comes from the coding sequence ATGCCAAAAATTAACAGACCACGCCGAGGCTCTCTTGCATTCAGCCCGAGAAAGCGTGCAAAGAGCCCAATCCCGAAGTACCAGTCGTGGCCTCTTTACGAGGGAGCACCGATCCTGCAGGGGTTTGCCGGATATAAAGTGGGTATGACGCATGTTATCATGGTAGATGATCACAAGAACAGCCCCACCGAGGGTAAGGAAATCATGGTGCCCGTCACCGTTATTGAAGTTCCCTCGATGAAAGTGGCTGCAATCCGCGCCTACTCAAAAGATACATACGGCAAACATGCCCTCACCGAAGTCTGGGCAGACCAACTGGACACTATCCTTGGCCGCCGTATCACGATGCCCAAGGACTACGATGGTGAAGCCGCCAGGAAGAAACTGTCCGATGCAGTTGCAGCAGGAATTGTTGCAGAACTCCATGCTGTAACCTACACACAGCCGGCAGCCCTCTCCGGTGTCCCCAAGAAGGTCCCCGACCTCATGGAGATCAAGGTTGGCGGAGCAGATGTCAAGAAACAGCTGGAATTTGCTCTGGGACTTCTTGGAAAGGAAGTTACCCTGAACAATGTAGTCCAGACCGGTGCCTATGCAGATATCACCGCAATCACCACCGGTAAAGGAACGCAGGGTGCTGTCAAGCGCTGGGGTATTGCTCTCCGCAAGCGCAAGCACTCTGTCGGTGGCAAGGAACGCCACATCGGTACCCTTGGACCATGGAACCCCCACCACATACGCTGGCAGGTTCCCCAGATCGGTCAGCTGGGATTCCAGCAGCGTACCGAGTTCAACAAGAGGATCTTAAAGTTCAGCGAGAACGCCAGCGAGGTCACCCCCGCAGGTGGTTTCATCAACTATGGTATCCTCAAGAACCCGTACGTGCTGGTCAAGGGATCCATTCCCGGCCCGGTAAAGCGGCTCATTCGTATCCGCCCGGCAATTCGCCAGGGAGAACATGTCGTCAGGATGCCGACAATCCAGTTCGTGAGCGTCCAGAGCAAGCAGGGATGA
- a CDS encoding 30S ribosomal protein S19: MAAPKKTQKRMPRRREEFTYRGFKIDELKAMGISELLPLMPARPRRKIVRGFSRGEETLLANVREGNEKIRTHLREMIVMPEMIGKTIEIYNGKEFVKVEFQPESIFHYLGEFALTRKRVAHGSAGIGATRGSKYVPLK; encoded by the coding sequence ATGGCAGCACCTAAAAAGACACAGAAGAGGATGCCAAGACGGCGTGAGGAGTTCACCTACCGCGGGTTTAAGATCGACGAGCTGAAAGCGATGGGGATCAGCGAACTTCTCCCCCTCATGCCAGCCCGCCCCCGCCGCAAGATCGTGCGCGGATTTTCCCGTGGTGAAGAGACATTACTGGCAAACGTCCGCGAAGGTAACGAGAAGATCAGGACACACCTCCGCGAGATGATTGTAATGCCCGAAATGATCGGGAAAACGATCGAGATCTACAATGGCAAGGAATTCGTCAAAGTGGAATTCCAGCCGGAGTCGATCTTCCACTACCTTGGCGAATTCGCATTGACAAGAAAGAGGGTCGCTCACGGTAGCGCCGGTATCGGTGCAACCAGAGGAAGCAAGTACGTTCCGCTGAAGTGA
- the rpl4p gene encoding 50S ribosomal protein L4 encodes MKAQVKSLDGGVTKSIDLPEMFSEEYRPDLIKKAVMALQSTRRQPHGSYPFAGICSSAVGWGSGRGSSHVPRLKNGSRAAKVPQAKGGREAHPPKVEKVLIKEINQKEKQKAFRSAVAASVNEELIKGRGHLYEGAVPVILEDKFEAISLTKDVITALTTAGVYNDIERAKESKKVRAGRGKMRGRRFKQRKSLLIVTAEKPLLAARNLSGVDVVTVDQLNVEHLAPGMQAGRLTVWTESALVRLEGR; translated from the coding sequence ATGAAAGCACAGGTTAAATCACTGGATGGCGGAGTTACCAAGAGTATCGATCTTCCGGAAATGTTCTCGGAAGAGTACCGCCCCGATCTGATCAAGAAGGCAGTCATGGCACTCCAGAGCACCCGGAGACAGCCACACGGCTCGTATCCGTTTGCCGGTATCTGCTCGTCTGCAGTCGGCTGGGGAAGCGGTCGCGGTTCATCACATGTCCCGCGTCTCAAGAATGGTTCCCGCGCCGCCAAGGTTCCGCAGGCCAAGGGCGGTCGTGAAGCCCACCCCCCGAAAGTGGAGAAAGTCCTGATCAAGGAGATCAACCAGAAAGAGAAGCAGAAGGCCTTCCGCTCGGCAGTTGCAGCAAGCGTCAACGAGGAACTCATCAAGGGACGCGGCCACCTTTACGAGGGTGCAGTACCCGTTATCCTTGAAGACAAGTTCGAGGCAATCAGCCTCACGAAGGATGTCATCACTGCACTGACCACCGCCGGTGTCTACAACGATATTGAGCGTGCAAAAGAGAGCAAGAAGGTCAGAGCCGGCAGAGGCAAGATGCGGGGCCGCAGGTTCAAGCAGCGCAAGAGCCTGCTCATTGTCACTGCAGAAAAGCCCCTGCTCGCTGCCCGCAATCTTTCCGGCGTGGACGTTGTAACGGTCGACCAGCTGAACGTCGAACACCTCGCTCCCGGCATGCAGGCAGGACGCCTGACGGTCTGGACTGAGAGTGCACTCGTACGCCTGGAGGGCAGGTAA
- a CDS encoding 30S ribosomal protein S4e, with translation MSDHLKRLNAPDSWHIAKKTTTFITKTAPGPHNANAMPIAVWLRDHMDFARNMKEIKQILRQKDVIINGKACRDPRMGIGIFDIIALPKINKYYRILRDKDGRHVSIEIDAEAAKTRLCKIKNKTTITGGKVQLNMRDGSNLLADNTYKSGDSIVLSLEPETRFKIVDHFPFAVGNMAMIIGGKHSGKVARILDIVKVPGSVPNKIILEDEKTGTKFDTVSTYIYMVGKKTSAVAKWGHEA, from the coding sequence ATGTCAGACCATCTGAAACGTTTAAACGCCCCGGACTCGTGGCACATTGCAAAGAAGACCACGACGTTCATCACAAAAACAGCACCGGGCCCGCACAATGCAAACGCCATGCCGATTGCCGTCTGGCTCCGGGACCATATGGACTTTGCGCGGAATATGAAGGAGATCAAGCAGATCCTCCGCCAGAAAGATGTGATCATCAACGGAAAGGCCTGCCGCGATCCCAGGATGGGTATCGGTATCTTCGATATCATCGCCCTTCCCAAGATCAACAAGTACTACCGCATCTTAAGAGACAAGGACGGCCGGCATGTATCAATCGAGATCGATGCCGAGGCAGCCAAGACCCGTCTCTGCAAGATCAAGAACAAGACGACCATCACCGGTGGCAAAGTCCAGCTCAACATGAGAGACGGCTCCAATCTGCTCGCCGACAACACCTACAAATCAGGGGATTCAATTGTCCTCTCCCTTGAGCCCGAGACCCGGTTCAAGATCGTTGATCACTTCCCGTTTGCAGTTGGCAACATGGCGATGATCATCGGCGGTAAACACTCCGGCAAGGTTGCGCGGATTCTCGATATCGTCAAGGTTCCCGGCAGCGTCCCCAACAAGATCATTCTTGAGGATGAGAAGACCGGCACCAAGTTCGACACCGTCTCAACGTACATCTACATGGTTGGCAAGAAGACATCCGCAGTTGCAAAATGGGGGCATGAAGCGTGA
- the rplX gene encoding 50S ribosomal protein L24 — protein sequence MVRIESSQPRKQRKARYTAPSHVNTKFLNAPLSEALKEKYPKKTLRVVKGDTVKVTRGDFVGTEGLVDAVDTKKSKIIVHGVSSNKADGTEVPRGIDASNVQITKLNLADKRRVAKLGETE from the coding sequence ATGGTAAGAATTGAAAGTTCACAGCCAAGAAAACAGAGAAAGGCCCGCTATACTGCACCGTCCCACGTCAACACGAAATTCCTCAATGCCCCGCTCTCCGAGGCACTCAAGGAAAAATACCCGAAGAAGACCCTGCGCGTTGTCAAAGGTGACACCGTTAAGGTGACCCGTGGCGATTTCGTCGGGACTGAAGGCCTCGTTGATGCAGTCGATACCAAGAAGTCAAAAATTATTGTCCACGGTGTATCGTCCAATAAGGCAGATGGCACTGAAGTGCCCCGTGGTATTGATGCGTCGAACGTGCAGATCACCAAGCTGAACCTCGCAGACAAGCGCCGTGTGGCAAAACTGGGGGAGACTGAATAA
- a CDS encoding 50S ribosomal protein L32e — protein sequence MTTEVKRLIRVRVEKGASFKRDGYGKKRQLSDSWRKPRGQHNKQREQKKAKGALPKPGYGSPVAVRNMHPSGFFEVLVASLKELEGLDPKTQAIRIAATVGDRKRIAIQEKAGAAGIKVLNARTVKVEAKKPVKAPVKAEGKAKKEAKPSKTKAPSAPAKKEAAKEKPAPKAEEKKAPAKAAKPKADSAEKPTEKKAPAKAAKPAAEKDAESKPKAAAKPKAKTAKSGVKKNE from the coding sequence ATGACTACTGAAGTGAAAAGACTGATCCGGGTGCGCGTGGAAAAAGGCGCAAGCTTCAAACGCGACGGATACGGCAAGAAACGCCAGCTCTCCGATTCCTGGAGAAAGCCCCGCGGCCAGCACAACAAGCAGAGGGAGCAGAAGAAGGCAAAGGGAGCACTCCCGAAGCCCGGTTACGGCAGCCCCGTTGCTGTGCGCAACATGCACCCGAGCGGCTTCTTTGAAGTCCTGGTTGCATCGTTAAAGGAACTTGAAGGCCTCGATCCCAAGACCCAGGCAATCCGGATTGCAGCCACTGTCGGGGACCGCAAGCGAATCGCCATCCAAGAGAAGGCAGGCGCAGCAGGTATCAAGGTCCTGAATGCCCGCACCGTCAAGGTCGAGGCAAAGAAGCCGGTAAAGGCACCGGTGAAGGCGGAGGGAAAAGCGAAGAAAGAAGCAAAGCCCTCCAAGACAAAAGCACCTTCCGCCCCGGCAAAGAAGGAAGCTGCAAAGGAAAAACCGGCACCAAAGGCTGAGGAGAAGAAGGCTCCTGCAAAGGCTGCAAAACCCAAGGCAGACTCTGCCGAGAAGCCTACTGAGAAGAAAGCACCGGCAAAGGCCGCCAAGCCCGCTGCTGAAAAGGATGCTGAGTCAAAGCCCAAGGCAGCAGCAAAGCCCAAGGCCAAGACTGCCAAATCAGGGGTGAAGAAGAATGAGTGA
- a CDS encoding 30S ribosomal protein S8 produces MTRVNPIADGMCALKNAGDTGKSVCVIEPASKLLGAMLRIMQDAGYIGSFEFVDDGRGGQLKVNLTGKINRCGAITPRFSVQLDEMEYWEKQYLPGKNFGLLMLSTSRGVISHVQARKEGIGGELLGYVY; encoded by the coding sequence ATGACACGAGTAAACCCAATTGCAGACGGAATGTGTGCATTAAAAAATGCCGGTGATACCGGAAAGTCCGTGTGCGTCATCGAACCCGCAAGCAAACTCCTTGGCGCAATGCTTCGCATTATGCAGGACGCCGGCTACATCGGCAGCTTCGAGTTCGTTGATGACGGCAGAGGCGGACAGCTCAAGGTCAACCTGACCGGCAAGATCAACCGTTGCGGTGCCATCACCCCGCGGTTTTCAGTACAGCTGGACGAAATGGAATACTGGGAGAAACAGTACCTCCCCGGGAAGAACTTCGGTCTCCTGATGCTTTCGACCTCGCGTGGCGTCATATCCCACGTCCAGGCAAGGAAAGAAGGCATTGGCGGCGAACTGCTCGGGTACGTCTACTAA
- a CDS encoding 50S ribosomal protein L2: protein MGHRITTQARGKGGPTYRAPSHRYKAELKHIGDDTQKITGTVIDIEHDPARNAPIALVKLEDGAKVYMLVTEGVGIGDSLLWAAAGEVKNGNTLTLQNIPTGTYICNIEARPNDGGKFVRSSGVQAVVVDKSEDRVGVRMPSGKTKWFNARCRATVGIVAGGGRVEKPFVKAGNKYHKMQNTASNWPRVRGVAMNVIDHPFGGGGHQHTGRPKTIARGTSPGRTVGSVAARRTGKSRK from the coding sequence ATGGGACATAGAATTACTACACAAGCCCGAGGAAAGGGAGGCCCGACATACCGCGCACCATCTCACCGGTACAAGGCCGAGCTGAAGCACATTGGCGACGACACGCAGAAAATCACCGGCACGGTTATCGATATCGAACATGACCCGGCCCGCAATGCCCCCATCGCTCTTGTGAAACTTGAGGATGGTGCCAAGGTCTACATGCTCGTCACCGAGGGTGTCGGTATCGGCGATTCCCTCCTTTGGGCGGCCGCAGGTGAAGTCAAGAACGGCAACACCCTGACGCTCCAGAATATCCCGACCGGTACCTATATCTGCAACATCGAGGCACGTCCCAATGATGGCGGCAAGTTTGTCCGCTCATCGGGAGTCCAGGCTGTTGTTGTTGACAAGTCGGAAGACCGCGTTGGTGTCAGGATGCCCAGCGGCAAGACCAAGTGGTTCAACGCACGCTGCCGTGCAACAGTCGGAATTGTTGCAGGTGGCGGCCGCGTAGAGAAACCGTTCGTGAAAGCAGGAAACAAGTACCACAAGATGCAGAACACCGCATCCAACTGGCCCCGCGTCCGTGGTGTAGCAATGAACGTCATCGACCACCCGTTCGGTGGCGGTGGACACCAGCACACCGGTCGCCCGAAAACGATTGCCCGGGGTACTTCTCCAGGCAGGACCGTGGGATCTGTGGCTGCACGCAGGACAGGTAAGAGCAGGAAGTGA
- a CDS encoding 30S ribosomal protein S17, with translation MAQNIGLNVQAPKTECKDVNCPFHGTLPVRGQVITGKVVSDRMMGTVVVERNYMHYVRKYKRYEKRSSKLHAHSTPCIQAKVGDMVKIAECRPLSKSTTFVVVEVLQP, from the coding sequence ATGGCACAAAACATTGGATTGAACGTCCAGGCACCAAAAACCGAGTGCAAGGATGTTAATTGTCCGTTTCACGGCACTTTACCGGTGCGCGGCCAGGTGATCACCGGCAAAGTCGTGAGCGATCGTATGATGGGCACGGTCGTAGTGGAACGAAATTACATGCACTATGTCCGTAAATACAAGCGGTACGAAAAGCGCAGCTCCAAACTCCATGCTCACAGCACACCCTGTATCCAGGCAAAAGTCGGTGATATGGTGAAGATTGCTGAATGCAGGCCGCTCTCCAAGAGCACTACCTTCGTTGTCGTGGAGGTGCTTCAGCCATGA
- a CDS encoding 50S ribosomal protein L19e, with the protein MSDVASQKRIVASILKCGVNRVWFDPARLSDIENAISREDLRGLITDGAIKARQKKGVSRGRARARIAQRSYGHRKGPGKRKGAAGARNPSKTAWVQKIRAIRKVLVELRDAGTIDRHFYRILYRKAAGGQFRSVAHMKAQMEILQGRMK; encoded by the coding sequence ATGAGTGACGTCGCCAGCCAGAAGCGGATCGTTGCATCCATACTGAAATGTGGTGTCAACCGCGTATGGTTCGACCCGGCCCGGCTCTCGGACATCGAGAACGCGATCTCCCGCGAGGATCTTCGCGGCCTCATCACTGACGGTGCCATCAAGGCACGGCAGAAGAAAGGTGTCAGCCGCGGCAGAGCACGGGCACGGATTGCCCAGCGCTCCTACGGCCACCGCAAGGGTCCCGGGAAACGAAAGGGTGCGGCAGGTGCCCGCAACCCGAGCAAGACTGCATGGGTCCAGAAGATCCGTGCAATCAGGAAAGTACTTGTTGAACTCCGCGATGCCGGCACCATTGACCGGCATTTCTACCGTATCCTTTACCGGAAAGCGGCAGGCGGTCAGTTCAGAAGTGTCGCGCACATGAAAGCGCAGATGGAGATCCTCCAGGGGAGGATGAAGTAA
- a CDS encoding 50S ribosomal protein L23, protein MTLKYPFVTEKAMVLLENQSKLQFLVTREASKDDVKREIEKSFGQKVKSVRTLMTMHGQKKAIVSFENDKAAEEILSRLGIM, encoded by the coding sequence ATGACTCTTAAGTACCCGTTTGTCACGGAAAAGGCAATGGTCCTCCTCGAGAACCAGAGCAAGCTCCAGTTCCTTGTCACCCGCGAGGCAAGCAAGGATGATGTCAAGCGCGAGATCGAGAAGTCGTTCGGCCAGAAGGTCAAGAGTGTCAGAACGCTCATGACCATGCACGGCCAGAAGAAGGCAATCGTGAGCTTTGAGAATGACAAAGCCGCCGAGGAGATCCTCAGCCGGCTCGGCATAATGTAA
- a CDS encoding 30S ribosomal protein S14, whose translation MAGERKKIYGRGANECKMCGRKQGLVRRYHIMFCRQCFREWAQKMGFKKMS comes from the coding sequence ATGGCAGGAGAAAGGAAGAAGATCTACGGTCGCGGTGCGAACGAGTGCAAGATGTGCGGGCGCAAACAGGGGCTCGTACGCAGATACCACATCATGTTCTGCAGGCAGTGCTTCCGCGAATGGGCCCAGAAGATGGGCTTCAAGAAGATGAGCTAA
- a CDS encoding 30S ribosomal protein S3, which produces MAVERKFIAEGVRKARVEKYLSKELKRAGYGGMDIARTPLGTQVTIFAEKPGIVIGKGGKLVHQLTQDLAQNYGVESPQIEVQQVTNPSFNAQIMAERLANALERGWYFRKAGTSILRRVMDSGALGCEVVIAGKLTGARARTQKFTEGYIKHCGEPSNTIVEKGYAVAIKKLGVIGVQVKLVPAGAKLPDHFSLIEQEKKRPASKTVVTPVGDVDAEEPALPDEEFAEEQ; this is translated from the coding sequence ATGGCAGTAGAAAGAAAATTTATTGCTGAAGGTGTCAGGAAAGCCCGCGTAGAGAAGTATCTCTCAAAGGAGCTCAAGCGGGCAGGATACGGCGGTATGGATATCGCCCGGACACCCCTTGGGACCCAGGTCACGATCTTTGCGGAAAAACCCGGTATCGTTATCGGCAAGGGTGGCAAGCTGGTTCACCAGCTGACCCAGGACCTTGCCCAGAACTACGGTGTCGAATCCCCGCAGATCGAAGTCCAGCAGGTCACCAATCCCAGCTTCAATGCCCAGATCATGGCAGAGCGGCTGGCAAATGCGCTTGAGCGCGGCTGGTACTTCCGCAAGGCCGGAACCAGCATCCTGCGCCGCGTTATGGATTCCGGCGCACTCGGATGCGAAGTTGTCATCGCCGGAAAACTGACCGGAGCCCGTGCCCGTACCCAGAAATTCACTGAAGGGTACATCAAGCACTGCGGTGAACCCAGCAACACGATCGTCGAGAAAGGCTATGCTGTTGCAATCAAGAAACTCGGCGTCATTGGTGTCCAGGTCAAGCTTGTTCCCGCAGGAGCAAAACTGCCCGACCACTTCTCACTTATTGAACAGGAGAAGAAGCGCCCTGCATCGAAAACCGTGGTAACTCCTGTCGGTGACGTGGATGCTGAAGAGCCGGCACTTCCCGATGAGGAATTTGCGGAGGAACAGTAA
- a CDS encoding 50S ribosomal protein L22, producing MARTEYSQKIKGDTIARAKANELNMSPKHSIEIATFIRHQRVNDAIAYLNEVVKLKKAIPFRRFNRNVAHKRGLPGNWDAGRYPVKASKEYLRILASVKKNAEYVGLDAENLEIIHASANRGRAQKAFFPRAMGRATPKVRESVNIEIVVREVA from the coding sequence ATGGCAAGAACTGAATACTCACAGAAAATCAAGGGTGACACCATTGCAAGAGCAAAAGCCAACGAGCTGAACATGTCACCCAAGCATTCAATCGAGATTGCCACGTTCATCCGTCACCAGCGCGTGAACGATGCGATTGCATACCTGAATGAAGTGGTCAAACTCAAGAAGGCAATTCCCTTCCGGCGGTTCAACCGCAATGTTGCGCACAAACGTGGTCTTCCCGGTAACTGGGATGCAGGACGGTATCCCGTCAAGGCATCCAAGGAATACCTCCGGATCCTTGCATCCGTCAAGAAGAACGCCGAGTATGTCGGTCTCGATGCAGAAAATCTCGAGATCATTCATGCATCGGCAAACCGCGGCCGTGCCCAGAAAGCGTTCTTCCCCCGTGCAATGGGGCGTGCTACCCCCAAAGTCCGTGAATCCGTGAATATCGAAATCGTGGTTCGCGAGGTGGCATAA